In Pseudomonas sp. P5_109, the genomic window GCTATCAGGGCCAGTGGTACTTCCCGGTCTTCAAGCGCCACACCGAACAGGAGTTCGGCGGACATCTGCCGTTCCAGGCCGATTACCGCAGCGATTACGTGCAGCAACTGATCAAGAAGGACGGCGGCTGGTTGCTGTTTCCGCCGATTCCGTTCAGTGACGACACGCCCAACTATGACCTGAACAAACCCGCCCCCAGTCCGCCCACCAGCGTCAATTGGCTGGGCACCGATGACCAGGCACGGGACGTTCTGGCCCGGGTGATCTTCGGGGCCCGGGTGTCGATCCTGTTTGCCTTGATGCTGACGTTTGTCAGTGCCCTGATCGGCATCGCGGCCGGGGCCCTGCAAGGCTATTACGGCGGCTGGGTGGACTTGCTCGGCCAGCGTCTGCTGGAGGTCTGGTCCGGATTGCCGGTGCTGTACCTGCTGATCATCCTGTCGGGTTTCGTCGAGCCGAATTTCTGGTGGTTGCTGGGGATCATGGCGCTGTTTTCATGGCTGGCCCTGGTGGATGTGGTGCGCGCCGAGTTCCTGCGCGGGCGCAATCTGGAATACGTCAAGGCCGCGCGGGCGCTGGGCCTGACCGACCGCAAAGTCATCGTCCGGCACA contains:
- a CDS encoding ABC transporter permease, with product MLKLSPLARRRFERFKKNRRGWWSLWLFIGLFLMTLGGELIANDKPLMVSYQGQWYFPVFKRHTEQEFGGHLPFQADYRSDYVQQLIKKDGGWLLFPPIPFSDDTPNYDLNKPAPSPPTSVNWLGTDDQARDVLARVIFGARVSILFALMLTFVSALIGIAAGALQGYYGGWVDLLGQRLLEVWSGLPVLYLLIILSGFVEPNFWWLLGIMALFSWLALVDVVRAEFLRGRNLEYVKAARALGLTDRKVIVRHILPNAMNATLSYLPFILTGAISTLTALDFLGFGMPAGSASLGELIGQGKQNLQAPWLGLTAFFTLALILSLLVFIGEALRDAFDPRS